The following coding sequences are from one Eleginops maclovinus isolate JMC-PN-2008 ecotype Puerto Natales chromosome 13, JC_Emac_rtc_rv5, whole genome shotgun sequence window:
- the eomesa gene encoding eomesodermin homolog a isoform X2, protein MQLENILPSASINLPKTFYNLSSSDSANNSPRPSSQLDYQEVDRTESESSSAPKKYLSVVGNGMLGEGEGDTFTKTGPDGRKGSPVLGEDELTSGRRYNIDDLGSDRYFISSSQATSDMASPCSLFPYAGQTGSVYTGSSSSRYPASLHYGSVLPPTGFSSSSVCTGRSQFSSGGYQFSQGPGCLYPSYPGSGPGIGSMSLPVSAAGARAQVYLCNRPLWLKFHRHQTEMIITKQGRRMFPFLSFNITGLNLTAHYNVFVEVVLADPNHWRFQGGKWVTCGKADNNMQGNKMYVHPESPNTGAHWMRQEISFGKLKLTNNKGANNNNTQMIVLQSLHKYQPRLHIVEVTEDGVEDMTNEARTQTFTFPENQFIAVTAYQNTDITQLKIDHNPFAKGFRDNYDSMYTAPESDRLTPSPTDSPRSTQIVPGARYAMQPFFQDQFVNNLPQNRFYTSERAVPQTNSLLSPQSEDISAAASAQRWFVPPVQQPGSNKLDLSYENDYSTSSLLSYGIKPLSLQTSHALSYYPDSAFASMAAGWGTRSSYQRKMTTGLPWSPRPSPPAFTEDQLGATKDKLLEENAPPASTWIETSHSLKSVDSSDSGVYSVCKRRRMSPGGSSTENSPTIKCEDLTTEEYNKDNPKGAKA, encoded by the exons ATGCAGCTAGAGAACATCCTTCCCAGCGCCAGCATCAATTTACCCAAGACATTTTACAATCTTTCCTCGTCGGACAGTGCCAACAACAGCCCGAGGCCATCATCTCAGCTCGACTACCAAGAAGTGGACCGGACGGAATCAGAGTCCAGCAGCGCTCCTAAGAAATATCTGAGCGTGGTGGGAAACGGGATGTTGGGCGAGGGAGAGGGGGACACTTTCACTAAAACGGGGCCCGATGGGAGGAAAGGCTCCCCTGTGCTCGGCGAGGACGAGTTGACAAGCGGTCGGCGTTACAACATAGACGATCTCGGCTCTGACAGATACTTCATCTCGTCATCCCAGGCGACTTCTGACATGGCCAGCCCCTGTTCCCTCTTCCCCTACGCAGGACAGACCGGCTCGGTGTACACCggctccagcagctccaggtACCCGGCCTCACTTCATTACGGATCCGTCCTGCCGCCCACAGGGTTCTCCTCCTCGTCCGTGTGCACCGGCCGGAGCCAGTTTAGCAGCGGAGGGTACCAGTTCAGCCAGGGTCCGGGCTGTTTGTACCCGTCCTATCCCGGATCGGGGCCCGGTATTGGCTCCATGTCTCTGCCAGTGTCTGCCGCCGGAGCCAGAGCGCAGGTCTATCTGTGCAATCGACCTCTGTGGCTGAAATTCCACCGGCACCAGACCGAGATGATCATCACCAAACAGGGCAG aCGGATGTTCCCATTCCTCAGTTTCAACATCACTGGGCTCAACCTCACGGCCCATTACAATGTCTTTGTAGAAGTTGTTTTGGCTGATCCGAATCACTGGCGCTTTCAGGGAGGGAAGTGGGTCACTTgtggaaaagcagacaataaTATGCAAG GTAACAAAATGTATGTTCATCCTGAATCTCCAAACACTGGTGCTCACTGGATGAGGCAAGAAATCTCTTTTGGCAAGTTGAAGCTGACTAACAACAAAGGGgccaacaataacaacacacag ATGATAGTCTTGCAGTCGCTTCACAAATACCAACCGAGACTGCACATTGTGGAGGTGACGGAAGACGGAGTGGAGGACATGACCAACGAGGCCAGAACTCAAACCTTCACCTTCCCAGAGAACCAGTTCATAGCTGTCACTGCCTACCAGAACACAGAC atcacaCAGCTGAAGATAGATCACAACCCATTTGCAAAAGGCTTCCGGGACAATTATGACTC GATGTACACGGCCCCAGAGAGTGACAGGTTGACTCCGTCACCTACAGACTCCCCTCGCTCCACCCAAATTGTGCCTGGGGCCCGCTACGCCATGCAGCCTTTCTTTCAGGACCAGTTTGTCAACAACCTGCCTCAGAACCGCTTTTACACAAGTGAACGGGCTGTACCCCAGACCAACAGCCTTCTCTCCCCGCAGAGTGAGGACATCAGCGCTGCGGCCTCTGCCCAGCGCTGGTTCGTCCCCCCAGTCCAGCAGCCAGGCTCCAACAAGCTGGACCTGTCCTATGAGAATGACTATTCCACCAGTAGCCTGCTGTCCTACGGCATCAAGCCCCTGTCCCTGCAGACGTCTCACGCCCTCAGCTACTATCCGGACTCGGCCTTCGCCTCCATGGCAGCGGGCTGGGGCACCAGAAGCTCTTACCAGCGCAAGATGACCACGGGCCTGCCCTGGTCCCCTCGGCCAAGCCCCCCAGCCTTCACGGAGGACCAGCTGGGGGCCACTAAAGACAAGCTGCTTGAGGAGAATGCGCCGCCAGCCTCCACCTGGATCGAGACGTCCCACTCACTGAAATCTGTGGACTCTAGTGATTCCGGCGTGTACTCAGTGTGCAAGAGGCGCAGGATGTCCCCTGGGGGCTCAAGCACAGAGAACTCCCCAACCATCAAGTGTGAGGACTTGACTACAGAAGAGTACAACAAGGACAACCCAAAAG GTGCCAAAGCTTAA
- the eomesa gene encoding eomesodermin homolog a isoform X3 produces the protein MLGEGEGDTFTKTGPDGRKGSPVLGEDELTSGRRYNIDDLGSDRYFISSSQATSDMASPCSLFPYAGQTGSVYTGSSSSRYPASLHYGSVLPPTGFSSSSVCTGRSQFSSGGYQFSQGPGCLYPSYPGSGPGIGSMSLPVSAAGARAQVYLCNRPLWLKFHRHQTEMIITKQGRRMFPFLSFNITGLNLTAHYNVFVEVVLADPNHWRFQGGKWVTCGKADNNMQGNKMYVHPESPNTGAHWMRQEISFGKLKLTNNKGANNNNTQMIVLQSLHKYQPRLHIVEVTEDGVEDMTNEARTQTFTFPENQFIAVTAYQNTDITQLKIDHNPFAKGFRDNYDSMYTAPESDRLTPSPTDSPRSTQIVPGARYAMQPFFQDQFVNNLPQNRFYTSERAVPQTNSLLSPQSEDISAAASAQRWFVPPVQQPGSNKLDLSYENDYSTSSLLSYGIKPLSLQTSHALSYYPDSAFASMAAGWGTRSSYQRKMTTGLPWSPRPSPPAFTEDQLGATKDKLLEENAPPASTWIETSHSLKSVDSSDSGVYSVCKRRRMSPGGSSTENSPTIKCEDLTTEEYNKDNPKGMGYYAFYTSP, from the exons ATGTTGGGCGAGGGAGAGGGGGACACTTTCACTAAAACGGGGCCCGATGGGAGGAAAGGCTCCCCTGTGCTCGGCGAGGACGAGTTGACAAGCGGTCGGCGTTACAACATAGACGATCTCGGCTCTGACAGATACTTCATCTCGTCATCCCAGGCGACTTCTGACATGGCCAGCCCCTGTTCCCTCTTCCCCTACGCAGGACAGACCGGCTCGGTGTACACCggctccagcagctccaggtACCCGGCCTCACTTCATTACGGATCCGTCCTGCCGCCCACAGGGTTCTCCTCCTCGTCCGTGTGCACCGGCCGGAGCCAGTTTAGCAGCGGAGGGTACCAGTTCAGCCAGGGTCCGGGCTGTTTGTACCCGTCCTATCCCGGATCGGGGCCCGGTATTGGCTCCATGTCTCTGCCAGTGTCTGCCGCCGGAGCCAGAGCGCAGGTCTATCTGTGCAATCGACCTCTGTGGCTGAAATTCCACCGGCACCAGACCGAGATGATCATCACCAAACAGGGCAG aCGGATGTTCCCATTCCTCAGTTTCAACATCACTGGGCTCAACCTCACGGCCCATTACAATGTCTTTGTAGAAGTTGTTTTGGCTGATCCGAATCACTGGCGCTTTCAGGGAGGGAAGTGGGTCACTTgtggaaaagcagacaataaTATGCAAG GTAACAAAATGTATGTTCATCCTGAATCTCCAAACACTGGTGCTCACTGGATGAGGCAAGAAATCTCTTTTGGCAAGTTGAAGCTGACTAACAACAAAGGGgccaacaataacaacacacag ATGATAGTCTTGCAGTCGCTTCACAAATACCAACCGAGACTGCACATTGTGGAGGTGACGGAAGACGGAGTGGAGGACATGACCAACGAGGCCAGAACTCAAACCTTCACCTTCCCAGAGAACCAGTTCATAGCTGTCACTGCCTACCAGAACACAGAC atcacaCAGCTGAAGATAGATCACAACCCATTTGCAAAAGGCTTCCGGGACAATTATGACTC GATGTACACGGCCCCAGAGAGTGACAGGTTGACTCCGTCACCTACAGACTCCCCTCGCTCCACCCAAATTGTGCCTGGGGCCCGCTACGCCATGCAGCCTTTCTTTCAGGACCAGTTTGTCAACAACCTGCCTCAGAACCGCTTTTACACAAGTGAACGGGCTGTACCCCAGACCAACAGCCTTCTCTCCCCGCAGAGTGAGGACATCAGCGCTGCGGCCTCTGCCCAGCGCTGGTTCGTCCCCCCAGTCCAGCAGCCAGGCTCCAACAAGCTGGACCTGTCCTATGAGAATGACTATTCCACCAGTAGCCTGCTGTCCTACGGCATCAAGCCCCTGTCCCTGCAGACGTCTCACGCCCTCAGCTACTATCCGGACTCGGCCTTCGCCTCCATGGCAGCGGGCTGGGGCACCAGAAGCTCTTACCAGCGCAAGATGACCACGGGCCTGCCCTGGTCCCCTCGGCCAAGCCCCCCAGCCTTCACGGAGGACCAGCTGGGGGCCACTAAAGACAAGCTGCTTGAGGAGAATGCGCCGCCAGCCTCCACCTGGATCGAGACGTCCCACTCACTGAAATCTGTGGACTCTAGTGATTCCGGCGTGTACTCAGTGTGCAAGAGGCGCAGGATGTCCCCTGGGGGCTCAAGCACAGAGAACTCCCCAACCATCAAGTGTGAGGACTTGACTACAGAAGAGTACAACAAGGACAACCCAAAAGGCATGGGTTATTATGCATTCTACACAAGCCCCTAA
- the eomesa gene encoding eomesodermin homolog a isoform X1, with translation MQLENILPSASINLPKTFYNLSSSDSANNSPRPSSQLDYQEVDRTESESSSAPKKYLSVVGNGMLGEGEGDTFTKTGPDGRKGSPVLGEDELTSGRRYNIDDLGSDRYFISSSQATSDMASPCSLFPYAGQTGSVYTGSSSSRYPASLHYGSVLPPTGFSSSSVCTGRSQFSSGGYQFSQGPGCLYPSYPGSGPGIGSMSLPVSAAGARAQVYLCNRPLWLKFHRHQTEMIITKQGRRMFPFLSFNITGLNLTAHYNVFVEVVLADPNHWRFQGGKWVTCGKADNNMQGNKMYVHPESPNTGAHWMRQEISFGKLKLTNNKGANNNNTQMIVLQSLHKYQPRLHIVEVTEDGVEDMTNEARTQTFTFPENQFIAVTAYQNTDITQLKIDHNPFAKGFRDNYDSMYTAPESDRLTPSPTDSPRSTQIVPGARYAMQPFFQDQFVNNLPQNRFYTSERAVPQTNSLLSPQSEDISAAASAQRWFVPPVQQPGSNKLDLSYENDYSTSSLLSYGIKPLSLQTSHALSYYPDSAFASMAAGWGTRSSYQRKMTTGLPWSPRPSPPAFTEDQLGATKDKLLEENAPPASTWIETSHSLKSVDSSDSGVYSVCKRRRMSPGGSSTENSPTIKCEDLTTEEYNKDNPKGMGYYAFYTSP, from the exons ATGCAGCTAGAGAACATCCTTCCCAGCGCCAGCATCAATTTACCCAAGACATTTTACAATCTTTCCTCGTCGGACAGTGCCAACAACAGCCCGAGGCCATCATCTCAGCTCGACTACCAAGAAGTGGACCGGACGGAATCAGAGTCCAGCAGCGCTCCTAAGAAATATCTGAGCGTGGTGGGAAACGGGATGTTGGGCGAGGGAGAGGGGGACACTTTCACTAAAACGGGGCCCGATGGGAGGAAAGGCTCCCCTGTGCTCGGCGAGGACGAGTTGACAAGCGGTCGGCGTTACAACATAGACGATCTCGGCTCTGACAGATACTTCATCTCGTCATCCCAGGCGACTTCTGACATGGCCAGCCCCTGTTCCCTCTTCCCCTACGCAGGACAGACCGGCTCGGTGTACACCggctccagcagctccaggtACCCGGCCTCACTTCATTACGGATCCGTCCTGCCGCCCACAGGGTTCTCCTCCTCGTCCGTGTGCACCGGCCGGAGCCAGTTTAGCAGCGGAGGGTACCAGTTCAGCCAGGGTCCGGGCTGTTTGTACCCGTCCTATCCCGGATCGGGGCCCGGTATTGGCTCCATGTCTCTGCCAGTGTCTGCCGCCGGAGCCAGAGCGCAGGTCTATCTGTGCAATCGACCTCTGTGGCTGAAATTCCACCGGCACCAGACCGAGATGATCATCACCAAACAGGGCAG aCGGATGTTCCCATTCCTCAGTTTCAACATCACTGGGCTCAACCTCACGGCCCATTACAATGTCTTTGTAGAAGTTGTTTTGGCTGATCCGAATCACTGGCGCTTTCAGGGAGGGAAGTGGGTCACTTgtggaaaagcagacaataaTATGCAAG GTAACAAAATGTATGTTCATCCTGAATCTCCAAACACTGGTGCTCACTGGATGAGGCAAGAAATCTCTTTTGGCAAGTTGAAGCTGACTAACAACAAAGGGgccaacaataacaacacacag ATGATAGTCTTGCAGTCGCTTCACAAATACCAACCGAGACTGCACATTGTGGAGGTGACGGAAGACGGAGTGGAGGACATGACCAACGAGGCCAGAACTCAAACCTTCACCTTCCCAGAGAACCAGTTCATAGCTGTCACTGCCTACCAGAACACAGAC atcacaCAGCTGAAGATAGATCACAACCCATTTGCAAAAGGCTTCCGGGACAATTATGACTC GATGTACACGGCCCCAGAGAGTGACAGGTTGACTCCGTCACCTACAGACTCCCCTCGCTCCACCCAAATTGTGCCTGGGGCCCGCTACGCCATGCAGCCTTTCTTTCAGGACCAGTTTGTCAACAACCTGCCTCAGAACCGCTTTTACACAAGTGAACGGGCTGTACCCCAGACCAACAGCCTTCTCTCCCCGCAGAGTGAGGACATCAGCGCTGCGGCCTCTGCCCAGCGCTGGTTCGTCCCCCCAGTCCAGCAGCCAGGCTCCAACAAGCTGGACCTGTCCTATGAGAATGACTATTCCACCAGTAGCCTGCTGTCCTACGGCATCAAGCCCCTGTCCCTGCAGACGTCTCACGCCCTCAGCTACTATCCGGACTCGGCCTTCGCCTCCATGGCAGCGGGCTGGGGCACCAGAAGCTCTTACCAGCGCAAGATGACCACGGGCCTGCCCTGGTCCCCTCGGCCAAGCCCCCCAGCCTTCACGGAGGACCAGCTGGGGGCCACTAAAGACAAGCTGCTTGAGGAGAATGCGCCGCCAGCCTCCACCTGGATCGAGACGTCCCACTCACTGAAATCTGTGGACTCTAGTGATTCCGGCGTGTACTCAGTGTGCAAGAGGCGCAGGATGTCCCCTGGGGGCTCAAGCACAGAGAACTCCCCAACCATCAAGTGTGAGGACTTGACTACAGAAGAGTACAACAAGGACAACCCAAAAGGCATGGGTTATTATGCATTCTACACAAGCCCCTAA